The following are encoded together in the Ovis aries strain OAR_USU_Benz2616 breed Rambouillet chromosome 15, ARS-UI_Ramb_v3.0, whole genome shotgun sequence genome:
- the CALCB gene encoding calcitonin receptor-stimulating peptide 1 precursor yields the protein MGFWKFPPFLVLSILVLYQAGMFHAAPFRSVFDGRFDPATLDEEESRLLLAAMVNDYEQMRTRESEKAQKTEGSRIQKRACNTATCMTHRLAGWLSRSGSMVRSNLLPTKMGFKIFSGPRRNFWF from the exons ATGGGGTTCTGGAAGTTCCCCCCATTCTTGGTCCTCAGCATCCTGGTCTTGTACCAGGCAGGCATGTTTCATGCAGCACCATTCAG GTCTGTCTTTGATGGGCGTTTTGATCCTGCTACCCTGGATGAGGAGGAATCGCGCCTCCTACTGGCTGCGATGGTGAATGACTACGAGCAGATGAGGACGCGGGAGTCGGAGAAGGCTCAGAAGACCGAGGGCTCCCG CATCCAGAAGAGAGCCTGCAACACTGCCACCTGCATGACCCATCGCTTGGCAGGCTGGCTGAGCAGATCTGGGAGTATGGTGAGGAGCAACTTGCTGCCGACCAAGATGGGTTTCAAGATCTTCAGTGGGCCCCGCAGGAACTTCTGGTTTTAA